A single genomic interval of Arctopsyche grandis isolate Sample6627 chromosome 8, ASM5162203v2, whole genome shotgun sequence harbors:
- the Tmf gene encoding TATA element modulatory factor, producing the protein MSWFDTSSITSLAKSALKEAQKTIDKALDIQQDETDLQATVVTKQKSLTDSSQSSHKDNSDFFSSWGLTSSDSLNLIPSKEQSVITQSPSKAMSQSLWGSFTGSFFDTANASKGGENENEKKFKSESFDYSEISTKENPLDKFFTHEDFKDKRSSSSLTQLNTIIASDTSDVGIHSGNFNMDVAKTLDLDNSAKNASIEGHPVVVRRSSDKQYNPCANRLSIISSESGKNSSESIEVLGSQSLKTTPDSEVTSFNHSVSTSSSMGLRLPSSSVEVIPDSLVSPSSIELLGFTHSADVSHASDDEFGSPLTSPLENDKLFDSKASHIRSDESSPRNTDDDIKIVSETHTVNNDDEDASAADDTISYNSISEFTAPTILDLSGNKGNEIIVSRKTGPQYCSEMIDSFNSDISGNTRSTEDIPITRAPGRSVSQFSSVQHLKTKDLIEKQHFHQMTSNIVGCENIIQPSNENLYSGITDSCASSNEGSWSDRTLNADNEGVTMDSSSDDVIAKKTVISDKNSASFSVKGMLEDAIIDKLSDKISETSSYCKVNDEPDVKYPSWKEGAHSSSSQSYEEVDKSSSIDHLENVQHSHVFLQREPNSPVSSEGRSVDMVKVGSEQTSGHTSGDDLETTTSSDIEIIPSPNGDYGGTYGISRQSPAKLPGKFYKQSTGNVVDLVLGKALATKIRGHTRELSEVSNQSNASDESHCSENERLMKRLAEMAEILESREAKLIEISRKNIELNDNNADLKLQVENLSRQDVTDVSLITEEYTQRLSALEKKFQQAIREKDVLRKQMETYKQEAATRMTTSELEVAVGERDETIKELREEGEKLSKQQLHHSTIIKRLRAKEKDNEQVIKTLRDKVAEQAQELDRLKRSASAKEAVECTQIETVYKLTTVNKKLETELIETKGQLDDNNQKFESMKKSFDAARKEILELQKNRGEHVKKGEALAVLEREKNNVDLENEQLVHQLEELRNKMRQDEQRCMNRESALRSEVNRQMARAEEAESALQLSKVDINSGVLGGTTAEVGALLAQLAALQENSLEKDRRFQVKEKGLQQAAAEAQIKFSKSLDSNQILKDECQVLRTKLASVENNLSNINQKLENCSTACEEHMAQLNITLKSSERLKQEYENYKDETTSTVKNLTQKLKHVEDSLNLEKIACEAEKRRNGILQEQLRDAALGADQAPGSSILLARLVGTGMPVPGSGIISNPNETVDNPSPPGSTGRDSVASESLGSEVWPTDEGDSYTMGSIGMGCEMVPSNAGGGLCTLERLQSALQRREGELRAARRAGRRSHAQRTALARELAIHAAELDNMQSVQHQYDALLQMYGEKEEQLQELRLDLQDVKDMYKMQLDEILMLKRQVSEQSNQNK; encoded by the exons ATGAGTTGGTTTGATACATCAAGTATAACTAGCTTGGCGAAGTCGGCCTTGAAAGAAGCACAAAAGACGATAGATAAGGCTTTAGATATACAGCAAGATGAGACTGATCTTCAAGCAACTGTTGTTACTAAACAGAAAAGCCTCACTGATAGTTCCCAATCTTCACATAAAGacaattcagattttttttcgtcgTGGGGGCTAACATCATCGGACAGTTTGAATTTGATTCCAAGCAAAGAGCAGTCCGTCATAACTCAAAGTCCATCTAAAGCCATGTCACAAAGTCTATGGGGGTCCTTCACCGGATCTTTCTTTGACACTGCCAATGCCAGTAAAGGCGGTGAGAacgaaaatgaaaagaaattcaAATCAGAATCGTTCGATTATTCTGAAATTTCAACCAAAGAAAATCCTCTTGATAAATTCTTCACGCATGAAGACTTTAAGGATAAACGCAGCTCCAGCAGTCTCACTCAGTTGAACACTATAATTGCTTCAGATACCAGTGATGTTGGTATTCATTCTGGAAATTTTAATATGGATGTAGCTAAAACGTTGGACTTAGACAATAGCGCGAAGAATGCATCAATAGAAGGTCATCCTGTTGTAGTCCGCAGATCATCTGATAAACAATATAATCCGTGTGCTAATCGCCTATCTATCATATCATCTGAAAGTGGAAAGAATAGTTCTGAATCTATTGAAGTCTTGGGTTCTCAAAGTTTAAAAACAACGCCTGATTCAGAAGTAACATCCTTTAATCATTCCGTATCAACCAGCAGCAGTATGGGCTTAAGGTTGCCTTCCAGTTCTGTTGAAGTTATACCAGATAGCTTAGTGAGTCCTAGTTCTATCGAACTTTTAGGTTTCACTCATTCGGCAGATGTGTCACACGCTTCAGACGATGAATTTGGCTCTCCATTAACATCACCATTAGAGAATGATAAGCTTTTTGACTCGAAAGCGTCACATATCAGGTCAGATGAGTCAAGTCCTCGGAACACTGATGATGATATTAAGATTGTATCAGAAACACACACAGTGAATAATGATGATGAAGATGCCTCTGCTGCCGATGATACAATATCATATAATTCCATTTCAGAATTTACGGCTCCTACTATACTAGATTTATCTGGAAATAAAGGAAATGAAATTATAGTCAGTCGTAAGACAGGCCCTCAGTATTGTAGTGAAATGATCGATAGTTTCAATTCTGATATATCTGGGAATACTCGAAGTACTGAAGATATTCCGATAACTAGAGCACCCGGACGAAGTGTATCACAATTTTCTTCGGTCCAACACTTAAAAACTAAGGATCTAATTGAAAAACAACATTTTCATCAAATGACTTCTAATATTGTCGGATGTGAGAATATAATCCAACCAtcgaatgaaaatttatactCTGGGATAACTGACAGTTGTGCTTCTTCAAATGAGGGTTCTTGGTCGGATCGTACTTTGAATGCTGATAATGAAGGAGTTACAATGGATTCTAGTTCTGATGACGTAATTGCCAAGAAAACTGTGATATCTGATAAAAATTCTGCTAGTTTTAGTGTAAAAGGAATGTTGGAAGATGCTATAATAGATAAACTAAGTGATAAAATAAGTGAAACTTCTTCATATTGTAAAGTAAATGATGAGCCCGACGTTAAATATCCTTCGTGGAAGGAAGGTGCACATTCTAGTTCTAGTCAAAGTTATGAAGAAGTAGATAAAAGTTCCAGTATTGACCATTTAGAAAATGTACAACACAGTCACGTATTTTTACAAAGGGAACCTAATTCTCCTGTTAGTTCTGAAGGTCGGAGTGTTGATATGGTGAAAGTTGGGTCTGAACAAACTTCTGGACACACTTCAGGCGACGATCTCGAGACTACAACTTCGTCCGATATAGAAATTATACCAAGCCCAAATGGAGACTATGGAGGCACATATGGTATCAGTAGACAAAGTCCAGCCAAATTACCTGGTAAGTTCTATAAACAGTCCACAGGAAATGTTGTCGATTTAGTACTCGGTAAAGCTTTAGCCACAAAAATTAGAGGTCATACAAGAGAATTGTCTGAAGTGTCTAATCAAAGTAATGCAAGTGATGAAAGTCATTGTTCAGAAAATGAACGACTAATGAAACGACTGGCTGAAATGGCAGAAATACTCGAAAGTAGAGAAGCGAAACTTATCGAAATAAGTCGAAAAAATATAGAgcttaatgataacaatgccgATTTAAAACTTCAAGTGGAAAATTTAAGTAGACAAGATGTTACAGATGTATCGTTAATTACTGAAGAATACACGCAACGTTTATCTGCTTTAGAGAAGAAATTTCAGCAAGCAATAAGGGAAAag gaTGTATTGAGAAAACAAATGGAAACATACAAACAAGAGGCAGCAACACGTATGACAACGAGTGAATTAGAAGTTGCAGTTGGAGAAAGAGATGAAACTATTAAAGAATTGAGGGAAGAAGGTGAAAAGCTTTCCAAGCAGCAATTACACCATTCCACTATTATAAAGAGACTACGAGCCAAAGAAAAAGATAATGAACAAGTTATCAAAACACTGCG AGATAAAGTTGCTGAACAGGCTCAAGAGTTAGACAGGTTAAAAAGGTCCGCTTCTGCAAAAGAAGCTGTAGAATGCACTCAAATAGAAACGGTTTATAAATTAACCACTGTTAATAAAAAGCTCGAGACAGAATTAATAGAg ACTAAGGGTCAGTTGGATGATAACAATCAAAAGTTTGAAAGTATGAAAAAATCATTTGATGCAGCCAGAAAGGAAATATTAGAACTTCAAAAGAATCGAGGAGAACATGTTAAAAAGGGAGAAGCTTTAGCTGTCTTAGAAAGGGAAAAAAATAACGTTGATTTGGAGAACGAACAGTTGGTACATCAATTAGAAGAACTGCGCAACAAAATGAGACAAG ATGAACAACGATGTATGAATCGAGAGTCGGCTCTACGCAGTGAAGTCAACCGACAAATGGCTCGAGCTGAGGAAGCAGAATCTGCCCTGCAACTAAGCAAAGTCGATATCAATAGTGGTGTCTTAGGAGGGACTACAGCTGAAGTTGGTGCCTTGTTAGCTCAATTAGCAGCACTGCAAGAAAATTCGTTAGAAAAGGATCGAAGGTTCCAAGTTAAAGAAAAGGGACTGCAACAAGCTGCTG CCGAAgctcaaattaaattttcaaaatcactCGATAGTAATCAAATCTTAAAAGATGAATGTCAAGTTTTACGTACAAAATTAGCCAGTGTTGAGAATAATTTATCGAACATCAATCAGAAGTTAGAAAATTGTTCGACTGCTTGTGAAGAGCATATGGCACAACTCAACATCACATTAAAGAGCAGTGaaag attAAAACAAGAATATGAAAATTACAAAGATGAAACCACTTCCACAGTGAAGAATTTAACGCAAAAATTGAAACATGTTGAAGATAGTTTGAATCTAGAGAAAATTGCATGCGAAGCAGAAAAGCGACGAAATGGAATATTACAG gaACAACTACGTGATGCTGCACTGGGCGCCGATCAGGCTCCAGGTTCTTCCATTTTACTTGCACGTTTAGTCGGAACTGGAATGCCAGTACCTGGAAGTGGAATAATATCTAATCCGAATGAAACTGTTGACAATCCATCTCCTCCAGGCAGTACAGGGAGAGATTCCGTTGCTTCTGAATCTCTTGGAAGTGAAGTGTGGCCAACG GATGAAGGAGACTCGTACACGATGGGTAGTATAGGAATGGGGTGTGAAATGGTTCCTTCGAATGCAGGTGGAGGGTTGTGCACTTTGGAACGTTTACAATCAGCATTGCAACGACGTGAAGGTGAATTGCGTGCTGCACGTAGAGCTGGTCGTCGGTCACATGCACAACGGACAGCTCTCGCACGAGAACTTGCAATACATGCAGCAGAACTAGACAATATGCAG AGTGTACAACACCAGTATGATGCACTTCTTCAAATGTACGGCGAAAAGGAAGAACAGTTGCAAGAGTTGCGGTTGGATTTGCAAGACGTCAAAGATATGTACAAAATGCAGCTAGATGAAATACTAATGCTTAAGCGGCAAGTTAGCGAGCaaagtaatcaaaataaataa